A genomic segment from Paenarthrobacter sp. A20 encodes:
- a CDS encoding thermonuclease family protein, whose translation MTNTRYKGRLLHGSVLAVLALTGCTSQGGPQIVPAGSPAPLHEVPCEATGTAARPPALKVPASGPYAVEKVVDGDTIRISCNGTSTRVRFVGINAPESVKEDAPVECGGPEASTYLHSLLDGQQVFLSADPVQGVRDKYDRLLAYVWTTDGTLTNRTILEQGHAEATGYGKSFAYSEDFTTAADQARKNKAGRWNC comes from the coding sequence ATGACCAACACTCGATACAAGGGCCGGCTCCTGCACGGCAGCGTCTTGGCCGTTCTTGCCCTGACAGGATGCACGTCCCAGGGCGGACCGCAGATCGTTCCCGCCGGCAGTCCGGCGCCGCTGCATGAAGTGCCCTGTGAAGCGACGGGCACGGCGGCGCGGCCGCCGGCACTTAAGGTCCCGGCCAGTGGCCCGTACGCCGTGGAGAAGGTTGTCGATGGGGACACGATCCGGATCAGCTGCAACGGCACGAGCACCCGCGTCAGATTCGTTGGCATCAACGCCCCGGAAAGCGTCAAGGAAGACGCACCGGTGGAGTGCGGCGGACCGGAAGCGTCCACCTACCTGCACTCACTCCTGGACGGGCAACAGGTCTTTCTCTCCGCGGATCCCGTCCAAGGGGTCCGGGACAAGTACGACCGTCTTCTTGCCTACGTGTGGACCACCGACGGCACCCTGACCAACCGCACGATCCTTGAACAAGGTCACGCCGAAGCAACCGGCTACGGCAAATCCTTCGCCTACAGCGAGGACTTCACCACGGCCGCCGACCAAGCCAGAAAGAACAAGGCCGGCCGATGGAACTGCTGA
- a CDS encoding chemotaxis protein, with product MAVVLIFFAAFAAVALGGWIIYALTHPVAAGQGILIFFCKAAGVIALITAVVSWLGQSLLHAVPPSLFMVAFFFAANRLERRWRRW from the coding sequence GTGGCCGTCGTTCTGATCTTCTTCGCCGCGTTCGCCGCCGTTGCGCTGGGCGGCTGGATCATCTACGCACTCACCCACCCGGTAGCCGCCGGCCAAGGCATTCTCATCTTCTTCTGCAAGGCCGCCGGAGTCATCGCGTTGATCACCGCCGTCGTGTCCTGGCTCGGTCAGAGCCTGCTCCATGCAGTGCCACCGTCCCTGTTCATGGTCGCGTTCTTCTTCGCCGCGAACAGGCTGGAACGCCGTTGGCGGCGGTGGTAG
- a CDS encoding single-stranded DNA-binding protein, with translation MTTPHPVDGFKISPRIPLEVDLFRETNPSGRIYPDTQDYDPYAGYYTNPCSIEDDRYLDAINRAPIGAGGLWDKHTADQHQPNDLTHDQPGGTEPQNETGTDTENTTSTRGKGTIMAGETTITVIGNLTSDPELRFTPVSREFGKTDGTPVANFTIASTPRTFDSASNEWKDGETLFLRASAWREMAENVAASLSKGSRVIVSGRLKSRSYETKEGEKRTVIELEVDEIGPSLRYANAKVNRTQRSNQGGGNGGGFGNQNSGGQATQQDDPWASNAQTNAGSWGNGHDSEPPF, from the coding sequence GTGACCACCCCGCACCCGGTGGACGGGTTCAAGATCAGCCCGCGGATCCCGTTGGAGGTGGACCTGTTCCGGGAAACCAACCCCAGCGGCAGGATCTACCCCGACACCCAGGACTACGACCCGTACGCCGGCTACTACACCAACCCCTGCAGCATCGAAGATGACCGCTACCTTGACGCGATCAACCGGGCCCCGATCGGGGCCGGCGGTCTCTGGGACAAACACACCGCAGACCAGCACCAACCCAACGACCTCACCCACGACCAACCGGGTGGGACCGAACCTCAGAACGAAACCGGCACCGACACCGAGAACACCACCAGCACACGAGGAAAAGGAACCATCATGGCCGGCGAAACCACCATTACAGTCATTGGAAACCTGACATCTGACCCAGAGCTGCGTTTCACTCCGGTTTCCCGTGAGTTCGGGAAAACTGACGGTACTCCGGTTGCGAACTTCACCATTGCCTCGACGCCCCGGACCTTCGATTCTGCCTCAAACGAATGGAAAGACGGGGAGACATTGTTCCTCCGGGCGAGTGCCTGGCGGGAGATGGCTGAGAACGTCGCAGCCTCCTTGTCCAAGGGTTCCAGGGTCATTGTCTCCGGACGGCTGAAGTCCCGGTCCTACGAAACCAAAGAGGGCGAAAAGCGCACCGTCATAGAGCTTGAGGTAGACGAGATCGGGCCCAGCTTGCGTTACGCCAACGCGAAAGTAAACCGCACCCAGCGCAGCAACCAGGGCGGTGGAAACGGCGGAGGTTTCGGGAACCAGAATAGCGGCGGACAGGCTACCCAGCAGGACGACCCATGGGCCTCGAACGCGCAGACCAACGCCGGTTCCTGGGGCAACGGACACGACTCCGAACCCCCCTTCTAA
- the mobF gene encoding MobF family relaxase, with translation MMSLHVLSAGTGYLYYTQETASGDELRAGDRQLGDYYTFQGLPPGQWLGRGAEALGVSGTVTEAQMANLFGQGRHPEYEAILAAKLAEGLPAKAAEKAAKAEAKLGRRYYDYGPKDNDLAQAISVRESDFVRMQGRKPTAGERHRIRATAGAVMFREGHGRPPASKEELGKYITAQLRPQQNAVAGYDLTFTPVKSISVLWALGDADTRRLVEEAHQAALKQSVEYLETHGLATRLGTNGIAQTSVKGGLTATAFRHHDSRLGDPNLHTHLVVSNKVQDLQGNWKTIDGKLLHRSAVAVSEHYNTRIQAYLEEHGVEFEARTVNGSKQPVMEVASVPRELNALFSKRSTGIRSSLTELRQAYEEQHGHSPDQAALIKLAQAATLDTRPDKEKPKTLAEQAQAWRQEAAALFTEKDLRRITGARSRTLRPATAEIDIDATARQIVAAVSDKRSTWTAQNIMAEANRWAREHAVEHGPVPAGTIERVVSHSLSTASVRITPDQVHGRFEALTRNAGTADFNHRTDTRYTSTKILEDENLLLRAGKKDVIPAASMQDFDAAVDDYNLAVATGEKSHPLDAGQIELAREFATSSKLLSVGIGAAGTGKSSSMGLVRAAITHSGGRVIGLAPSAVAAANLGEQLGITAATTDKFLLSPNEAFKVTPGTLVIVDEAGMQGTGKLADVVRAVEAGGGLVRLIGDDRQLSAVQAGGALRLLINAVGATELETIHRFHSPEEAEASLLLRTPTEHEADPFAWYKDNGRVQAGSIETVEGLAFGLWQSRLNQGDAAVMMTPTNESSQRLSERAQAYRIETGEVTGTGTSVQLRDGSHAWAGDHVVTRLNDSQMKVKRGRDVVKNGDLWTVEQAHEDGSLSVSHLEHGGTIRLPAEYVSEHVHLGYALTTHRAQGMTKDAGIPILDASTTRENAYVAATRGRDENVLFVAVEEGQDRDSVLAAIAGNHSHDSSAHETMATEYERINSPLTLADQYRYVTEEANTLRMAAMAREILGPDAEKFINAESWGAVATHLAKAEQGGWDTAGLLRTAAGQREFQSADDLSAVLAWRVETIMDKAPELIAQAGERPLQGLTDEQLATLRAEAEAGARAAREAAAVRGPKPADHWTNRRHGKLTDAELERRIFTTRFTARETSSINDPAQARRAHQQLRALQDEHRIRNQQLKESQRAAEAAERGGRSVYGQNPAADANTQRAWGHETIAARARAEERLRTLTPRPVTAVQVPDRLPEWLVPSRAAASPYLPQPWKEELAARREVLAARFDERGHLLAATPPEWAQKLGPVPIRPDAAQQWRDTAASIEMFRARYNVPETEATPVPERFRNEEIGQQLHDQAVTVSKRSHALPERATNEDRTLDALRAVERTKDTHAPESPAQRATDADRQANVQEPAAITPEQAEKPRLRSRLEKITAERNAARLAAQQQAQPQTEQTAEQKEAAKQQAERAAAQARQNQQNHGREL, from the coding sequence ATGATGTCGCTGCACGTTCTCAGTGCTGGCACCGGTTACCTGTACTACACGCAGGAGACCGCCAGCGGTGATGAGCTGCGCGCAGGCGACCGCCAATTGGGCGACTACTACACCTTCCAGGGCCTTCCGCCGGGTCAGTGGCTCGGACGCGGAGCCGAAGCGCTGGGAGTGTCCGGGACCGTCACCGAAGCCCAAATGGCCAACCTCTTCGGGCAGGGCCGTCACCCGGAATACGAAGCCATCCTCGCCGCGAAACTGGCCGAGGGTCTTCCCGCAAAAGCGGCAGAAAAAGCCGCGAAGGCCGAGGCGAAACTGGGACGCCGCTACTACGACTACGGCCCCAAAGACAACGACCTTGCACAGGCCATCAGCGTCCGCGAGAGCGACTTCGTACGCATGCAGGGCCGCAAACCCACAGCGGGGGAGCGGCACCGCATACGGGCAACCGCCGGGGCGGTGATGTTCCGTGAAGGACACGGCCGCCCGCCCGCGTCCAAGGAAGAACTGGGCAAGTACATCACCGCGCAGCTGCGTCCCCAGCAGAACGCTGTAGCCGGGTACGACCTGACCTTCACGCCCGTCAAGAGCATCTCCGTGCTGTGGGCTCTCGGCGATGCCGACACCCGCCGCCTGGTCGAAGAAGCCCACCAGGCCGCGCTCAAACAGTCCGTGGAGTATCTGGAAACCCACGGCCTGGCTACCCGGTTGGGTACCAACGGCATCGCCCAAACCTCCGTCAAAGGCGGACTGACGGCGACGGCGTTCCGGCACCACGATTCCCGCCTGGGGGATCCGAACCTGCACACCCACCTTGTGGTCTCCAACAAGGTCCAGGACCTTCAGGGGAACTGGAAGACCATCGACGGCAAACTCCTCCACCGCTCCGCCGTGGCCGTCTCGGAACACTACAACACCCGGATCCAGGCCTACCTGGAAGAGCACGGCGTGGAGTTCGAAGCCCGCACCGTCAACGGGTCCAAGCAGCCCGTCATGGAAGTCGCCTCCGTGCCCCGCGAGCTGAATGCGCTGTTCTCCAAGCGCAGCACGGGCATCCGTTCAAGCCTGACGGAACTACGTCAGGCGTACGAAGAACAGCACGGCCACAGCCCCGACCAAGCCGCCCTGATCAAACTCGCACAGGCAGCAACATTGGACACCCGGCCCGACAAAGAGAAGCCCAAGACCCTCGCCGAACAAGCCCAAGCATGGCGGCAGGAAGCCGCAGCCCTGTTCACCGAGAAGGACCTTAGGCGCATCACCGGTGCCCGTTCCCGGACACTCCGCCCCGCGACTGCCGAGATTGATATTGACGCGACAGCACGTCAAATCGTCGCCGCTGTTTCTGACAAGCGCTCCACCTGGACGGCGCAGAACATCATGGCAGAGGCCAACCGCTGGGCACGCGAGCACGCCGTCGAGCACGGCCCGGTCCCGGCCGGCACCATTGAACGGGTGGTCTCCCACAGCCTCAGCACCGCCTCCGTCCGCATCACCCCGGACCAGGTTCACGGCCGGTTCGAAGCACTCACCCGCAACGCCGGAACAGCAGACTTCAACCACCGCACCGACACCCGGTACACCTCCACGAAAATCCTCGAAGACGAAAACCTGCTCCTGCGAGCCGGTAAGAAGGACGTCATCCCGGCAGCCTCCATGCAGGACTTCGACGCCGCCGTCGACGACTACAACCTCGCCGTGGCCACCGGAGAAAAGTCCCACCCTCTGGACGCCGGACAGATTGAACTGGCACGCGAGTTCGCCACCTCATCGAAACTCCTCAGTGTCGGCATCGGTGCCGCCGGTACCGGAAAATCCAGCTCCATGGGCTTGGTCCGGGCAGCGATCACCCACTCCGGCGGCAGGGTCATCGGCCTAGCGCCCTCAGCCGTGGCGGCGGCGAATCTGGGCGAACAGCTCGGCATCACCGCGGCGACGACAGACAAGTTCCTACTCAGCCCCAACGAGGCTTTCAAGGTCACACCCGGCACCCTCGTGATCGTCGATGAAGCAGGGATGCAGGGCACCGGCAAACTCGCCGACGTCGTTAGGGCAGTGGAAGCTGGCGGCGGACTCGTCCGGCTCATCGGGGACGACCGGCAGCTCTCCGCCGTCCAAGCCGGCGGCGCGCTGCGGTTGCTGATCAACGCAGTCGGCGCAACCGAACTGGAGACCATTCACCGGTTCCACAGCCCCGAAGAAGCAGAAGCATCCCTGCTCCTGCGCACACCCACCGAGCACGAAGCTGACCCGTTCGCCTGGTACAAGGACAACGGACGCGTCCAGGCCGGAAGTATCGAAACCGTCGAAGGGTTGGCGTTCGGACTCTGGCAGAGCCGCCTGAACCAAGGTGACGCCGCGGTGATGATGACACCGACCAACGAAAGCTCCCAGCGCCTCTCCGAACGTGCACAGGCCTACCGGATCGAGACCGGCGAAGTCACCGGCACGGGAACGTCCGTGCAGCTGCGCGACGGCTCCCACGCATGGGCCGGGGACCACGTAGTGACCCGCCTGAACGATTCCCAGATGAAGGTCAAGAGAGGCCGGGACGTCGTAAAGAACGGCGACCTTTGGACCGTGGAGCAAGCCCACGAGGACGGGTCCCTGTCGGTCAGTCACCTCGAGCACGGTGGGACCATCCGGCTCCCTGCAGAGTACGTCTCGGAGCACGTCCACCTTGGCTACGCCCTGACCACCCACCGCGCCCAGGGCATGACCAAAGATGCCGGTATCCCGATCCTTGATGCGTCCACCACGCGTGAGAACGCCTACGTCGCCGCAACGCGTGGCCGGGATGAGAACGTGCTGTTCGTCGCCGTCGAGGAAGGCCAAGACCGCGACAGTGTTCTTGCCGCTATCGCCGGGAACCACAGCCATGATTCCTCCGCACACGAGACCATGGCCACCGAGTACGAACGCATCAACTCGCCCCTGACCCTTGCCGATCAGTACCGCTACGTCACCGAGGAAGCCAACACACTGCGCATGGCCGCCATGGCACGGGAGATCCTTGGACCGGACGCTGAGAAGTTCATCAACGCCGAGTCCTGGGGAGCGGTAGCCACCCATCTGGCGAAGGCCGAACAAGGCGGATGGGACACCGCTGGCCTGCTGCGCACCGCAGCCGGCCAACGCGAGTTCCAGAGCGCCGACGACCTCTCCGCCGTGCTCGCCTGGCGGGTGGAAACGATCATGGACAAGGCCCCAGAGCTGATCGCCCAAGCAGGGGAACGCCCCCTGCAAGGACTCACCGACGAGCAGCTGGCCACGCTCCGTGCAGAGGCAGAAGCTGGTGCCCGGGCCGCCCGTGAAGCAGCTGCAGTCCGCGGGCCGAAACCAGCTGACCATTGGACCAACCGCCGGCACGGCAAGCTCACCGACGCCGAGCTGGAACGCCGGATCTTCACCACCAGGTTCACCGCACGGGAAACCTCTTCTATCAACGACCCGGCACAGGCCCGCCGAGCCCACCAGCAGCTGCGCGCGCTCCAGGATGAACACCGGATCCGCAACCAGCAGCTCAAAGAATCCCAGCGCGCGGCTGAAGCCGCCGAACGCGGCGGCCGCAGCGTCTACGGGCAGAACCCCGCCGCTGACGCCAACACCCAACGCGCATGGGGACACGAAACGATCGCTGCCCGCGCCCGGGCTGAGGAACGCCTACGCACCCTCACACCCCGGCCCGTCACTGCTGTGCAGGTACCGGACAGGCTGCCGGAATGGCTCGTCCCGTCACGGGCGGCAGCAAGCCCGTACCTTCCCCAGCCTTGGAAGGAAGAACTCGCAGCCCGACGCGAAGTACTCGCCGCGAGGTTTGACGAACGCGGCCACCTGCTGGCGGCCACACCACCAGAATGGGCACAGAAACTCGGACCCGTCCCGATACGCCCCGACGCTGCCCAGCAATGGCGCGACACCGCGGCAAGCATCGAAATGTTCCGCGCCCGCTACAACGTTCCCGAAACGGAGGCCACACCCGTGCCAGAACGGTTCAGAAACGAAGAGATCGGCCAGCAACTCCACGACCAGGCAGTGACCGTCTCCAAGCGCTCACATGCCCTGCCCGAACGCGCCACCAACGAAGACCGGACGCTGGACGCTCTGCGTGCGGTCGAGCGCACCAAGGACACTCACGCTCCCGAATCACCCGCGCAGCGTGCCACCGACGCGGACCGGCAGGCCAACGTCCAGGAGCCGGCTGCCATCACGCCCGAGCAGGCGGAAAAGCCGCGTCTCCGCAGCCGGTTGGAGAAGATCACGGCCGAGCGGAACGCTGCACGGCTCGCGGCGCAGCAGCAAGCACAGCCGCAAACCGAGCAAACGGCCGAACAGAAGGAAGCCGCCAAACAGCAAGCCGAACGCGCAGCGGCCCAGGCACGCCAGAACCAGCAAAACCACGGCCGCGAACTCTAG
- a CDS encoding glutaredoxin family protein, with amino-acid sequence MTSSITDYTVYTKPGCPNCDRTMEYFDSKGITYTPVDITEVAAALEYITAELGYSQAPVIVNNSDDQDHWSGLRRDKLVQAAMSHRAA; translated from the coding sequence ATGACTTCCTCAATCACCGATTACACGGTTTACACCAAGCCCGGTTGCCCGAACTGCGACCGCACCATGGAGTACTTCGACTCCAAAGGCATCACCTACACGCCCGTGGACATCACCGAAGTGGCGGCAGCGCTGGAATACATCACGGCAGAGCTTGGCTACTCCCAGGCGCCCGTCATCGTGAACAACTCCGATGACCAGGACCACTGGTCAGGCCTCCGCCGGGACAAGCTCGTCCAAGCGGCCATGAGCCACAGGGCAGCGTGA